The Vitis vinifera cultivar Pinot Noir 40024 chromosome 12, ASM3070453v1 genome has a segment encoding these proteins:
- the LOC100252443 gene encoding AAA-ATPase ASD, mitochondrial, which translates to MGEMLGDLGSVMAALMFIWAMFQQYFPHDLRRHFEKYSHRLMKFFYPYIQITVPEYGRDHFMRNEVYTAIETYLSSNTAVQAKRLKADTAKNNQSLVLTIDDHEEVEDEFKGVKLWWASSTITARNQTFPFYGQPDEKRYYRLTFHKKHRDLITKEYLSHVLREGKAINVRTRQRKLYTNNGSMWSHVVFDHPATFHTLAMEADKKREIIEDLVSFSKAEDFYARIGKAWKRGYLLYGPPGTGKSTMIAAMANLLEYDVYDLELTAVKDNTELRKLLIQTSSKSIIVIEDIDCSLDLTGQRKTKKENEAAEEEEKDPIKKQAKVGDSDQGKTSKVTLSGLLNFIDGLWSACKGERLIVFTTNYMEKLDPALIRRGRMDKHIELSYCSFESFKVLARNYLELDSHHLFDTIERLLGESRVTPADVAEHLMPKTSVADAETSLKSLVQALEMAKEEAMLKAKEEAKEKESSAREED; encoded by the coding sequence atggggGAGATGCTGGGCGATTTGGGGTCTGTGATGGCGGCGTTGATGTTCATCTGGGCCATGTTCCAGCAATACTTCCCTCACGACCTTCGCCGCCATTTCGAAAAATACTCCCACAGATTGATGAAGTTTTTCTACCCTTACATCCAAATCACTGTCCCTGAATACGGCAGAGATCATTTCATGCGCAATGAAGTCTACACCGCCATCGAAACCTATCTCAGCTCCAATACCGCCGTCCAAGCCAAGCGCCTCAAGGCCGACACCGCCAAAAACAACCAGTCACTGGTTCTCACCATTGATGATCATGAGGAGGTTGAAGACGAGTTTAAGGGAGTCAAGCTGTGGTGGGCTTCAAGCACCATCACAGCCAGAAATCAGACCTTCCCTTTCTATGGGCAGCCGGATGAGAAGAGGTACTACCGGCTGACTTTCCACAAGAAACACCGGGATTTGATCACCAAGGAGTACCTCAGTCATGTGTTGAGGGAAGGGAAGGCGATTAATGTCAGAACCCGGCAGCGGAAGCTTTATACCAATAATGGGTCGATGTGGAGCCATGTGGTATTTGATCACCCTGCAACTTTTCATACCCTTGCCATGGAGGCTGATAAGAAGAGGGAGATTATCGAGGACTTGGTTTCTTTCAGCAAAGCAGAGGATTTCTACGCAAGAATTGGGAAAGCTTGGAAGCGGGGTTACCTCCTTTATGGCCCTCCTGGGACGGGAAAATCTACCATGATTGCTGCCATGGCGAATCTGTTGGAGTACGACGTCTATGATCTTGAACTCACGGCGGTCAAGGACAACACCGAGCTGAGGAAGCTGCTGATCCAGACGTCGAGCAAGTCCATCATTGTGATTGAGGACATCGACTGCTCCCTCGATTTGACGGGTCAGAGGAAGACGAAGAAGGAGAACGAGGCGGCTGAGGAAGAAGAGAAAGACCCCATTAAAAAACAAGCGAAGGTAGGGGATTCTGATCAAGGGAAAACCAGCAAGGTGACTCTCTCCGGGCTGTTGAACTTCATTGACGGCCTTTGGTCGGCCTGCAAGGGGGAAAGGCTGATAGTGTTCACGACAAACTACATGGAGAAGCTCGACCCAGCTCTGATTCGGCGAGGAAGGATGGACAAGCACATCGAATTATCATACTGCAGCTTTGAATCGTTCAAGGTGCTGGCTAGGAACTATCTGGAGCTTGATTCCCACCACCTATTCGACACGATTGAGAGGCTGTTGGGGGAAAGTAGAGTGACCCCAGCTGATGTTGCCGAGCATTTGATGCCTAAGACAAGTGTGGCTGATGCCGAAACAAGCTTG